One genomic region from Leifsonia sp. Root1293 encodes:
- a CDS encoding DUF4870 domain-containing protein, which yields MSDSNRTPDEPFSATEDRQWASFAHFGGAIAILGFFSSWAAVLAILPALIIYLVLGKRGHLTRDEAREALNFQITMVGAIIVWGIVATILGTLFWWLGPVWIVLGPLFQIIGWSLVIIDVIFSIIGGVRVNNGGSYRYPFALRLVR from the coding sequence ATGAGCGACAGCAATCGAACGCCCGACGAGCCGTTCTCGGCCACCGAGGACCGCCAGTGGGCGTCGTTCGCGCACTTCGGAGGAGCCATCGCCATTCTCGGGTTCTTCAGCAGCTGGGCGGCGGTGCTGGCGATCCTTCCCGCACTCATCATCTACCTCGTCCTCGGCAAGCGCGGCCACCTCACCCGCGACGAGGCACGGGAGGCCCTGAACTTCCAGATCACGATGGTCGGCGCGATCATCGTCTGGGGAATCGTGGCGACCATCCTCGGAACGCTGTTCTGGTGGCTGGGCCCGGTCTGGATCGTGCTGGGGCCGCTGTTCCAGATCATCGGCTGGTCACTCGTGATCATCGACGTGATCTTCTCGATCATCGGCGGCGTGCGCGTCAACAACGGCGGCAGCTACAGGTATCCCTTCGCGCTGCGACTGGTGCGCTGA
- a CDS encoding DUF4870 domain-containing protein has translation MSDATPPPPPPQNPYQAPGGNLSPADEKLWATLIHIGGILFGFLPALIGYLVLKDKGPFIREHTATALNFQITLLIVYVVGSILTLILIGFLILAAAWVLAIVFGIIAAVKANAGQLYTYPLTIKFVS, from the coding sequence ATGTCCGACGCAACACCTCCTCCTCCCCCGCCGCAGAACCCGTACCAGGCACCCGGAGGCAACCTCAGCCCCGCCGACGAGAAGCTGTGGGCGACGCTGATCCACATCGGTGGAATCCTGTTCGGCTTCCTGCCGGCGCTGATCGGCTACCTGGTCCTGAAGGACAAGGGGCCCTTCATCCGCGAGCACACCGCGACGGCCCTCAACTTCCAGATCACGCTGCTCATCGTCTACGTCGTCGGCAGCATCCTGACGCTGATCCTGATCGGGTTCCTCATCCTGGCTGCGGCCTGGGTGCTGGCGATCGTCTTCGGCATCATCGCCGCCGTGAAGGCCAACGCGGGCCAGCTGTACACCTACCCGCTGACCATCAAGTTCGTCAGCTAG
- the hemW gene encoding radical SAM family heme chaperone HemW — translation MPSALPLADPAPADGLLPPSAIAGAEARTFGVYLHVPFCRVRCGYCDFNTYTSDEIRGVKQSDYASQASLEVAAGAGILSESGLPRRSASTVFFGGGTPTLLPAGDLVRMLDAVRSSFGIAPDAEITTEANPDSVDAEYLSTLAAAGFTRVSFGMQSAVPHVLATLERTHDPARIPLVVAWARDAGLDVSLDLIYGTPGESLADWRSSLEHAIAQSPDHLSAYSLIVEDGTKLARQIKRGEVTQPDEDLQADMYEMADRMLSEAGYEWYEVSNWSRGEEHRSRHNLAYWQGGDWWGVGPGAHSHVGGVRWWNVKHPAAYADRVLAGVSPGAGRETLDAETREVERVLLLARIREGIPVSSLHAPGRHAVAGLIADGLINAKAALSGSVELTLTGRLLADGVVRRLLADD, via the coding sequence ATGCCCAGCGCACTTCCCCTCGCCGATCCGGCGCCCGCCGACGGTTTGCTGCCGCCGTCAGCCATCGCCGGAGCCGAGGCGCGCACCTTCGGCGTCTACCTCCACGTGCCGTTCTGCCGGGTGCGCTGCGGCTACTGCGACTTCAACACGTACACCTCCGACGAGATTCGCGGGGTGAAGCAGTCCGACTACGCGAGCCAGGCCTCCCTCGAGGTCGCTGCCGGAGCCGGAATCCTCTCGGAATCCGGCCTGCCGAGGCGCTCCGCGAGCACTGTCTTCTTCGGCGGCGGCACTCCGACTCTGCTTCCGGCTGGCGACCTCGTGCGGATGCTCGATGCCGTGCGGTCGTCATTCGGCATCGCGCCCGACGCCGAGATCACGACGGAGGCCAATCCCGATTCCGTCGACGCCGAGTACCTCTCGACGCTGGCTGCGGCGGGCTTCACGCGCGTCTCCTTCGGCATGCAGTCGGCCGTGCCCCACGTGCTGGCCACCCTCGAGCGCACGCACGACCCGGCGCGCATCCCTCTCGTCGTCGCCTGGGCGAGGGACGCCGGCCTCGACGTCAGCCTCGACCTCATCTACGGCACACCTGGGGAGTCGCTCGCCGACTGGCGGTCCAGTCTGGAGCACGCCATCGCTCAGAGCCCGGACCACCTGAGCGCCTACTCGCTCATCGTCGAGGACGGCACGAAGCTCGCCAGGCAGATCAAGCGTGGCGAGGTCACCCAGCCAGACGAGGACCTGCAGGCCGACATGTACGAGATGGCCGACCGGATGCTGTCCGAGGCCGGGTACGAGTGGTACGAGGTCTCCAACTGGTCGCGCGGCGAGGAGCACCGGTCGCGCCACAACCTGGCGTACTGGCAGGGCGGCGACTGGTGGGGGGTCGGGCCGGGTGCCCACAGTCACGTGGGCGGAGTGCGGTGGTGGAATGTGAAGCATCCGGCCGCCTATGCGGATCGCGTTCTCGCCGGCGTCTCACCCGGTGCCGGGCGCGAGACCCTGGATGCAGAGACGCGCGAGGTGGAGCGGGTGCTGCTGCTGGCCCGCATCCGCGAGGGCATCCCCGTGTCCTCACTCCACGCCCCCGGACGCCATGCCGTCGCCGGTCTCATCGCCGACGGCCTGATCAACGCGAAAGCCGCCCTGTCCGGATCAGTGGAACTGACCCTGACAGGGCGGCTTCTGGCTGACGGTGTCGTGCGGCGACTCCTCGCCGACGACTGA
- a CDS encoding DUF1990 family protein, which yields MRRSTFVGEPVTYGAIGGTLAPDLLAYPPAGYRAEEHTVRLGSGSERFSIASSSLMTWGVQRGSGIEVTEVRSGTGTQYTGLVFNDDGTPAAEQPALQAEERYGPDGSPFITAGMTAKLKLHMWRLTFTAPVRVIYVIDEPGRVGFAYGTMPGHPESGEEAWVVEHRDDDSVWLTIRSFSRPSTAFYKLAAPVLRSVQKRYTKRYLRALHPVAAAA from the coding sequence ATGCGCCGTTCCACCTTCGTCGGAGAGCCGGTCACCTACGGGGCGATCGGTGGCACCCTCGCCCCCGACCTCCTCGCGTACCCGCCCGCCGGTTACCGTGCCGAAGAGCACACCGTCCGCCTCGGCAGCGGTTCCGAGCGCTTCTCGATCGCCTCGTCGTCCCTCATGACGTGGGGCGTGCAGCGCGGCAGCGGCATCGAGGTCACCGAGGTGCGTTCCGGCACAGGCACGCAGTACACCGGCCTGGTCTTCAACGACGACGGGACGCCCGCGGCCGAGCAGCCCGCCCTCCAGGCCGAGGAGCGCTACGGTCCCGACGGCTCGCCGTTCATCACGGCCGGGATGACCGCGAAACTCAAGCTGCACATGTGGCGGCTCACCTTCACGGCTCCGGTGCGCGTCATCTACGTCATCGACGAACCCGGCCGGGTCGGCTTCGCGTACGGCACCATGCCGGGGCACCCCGAGAGCGGCGAGGAGGCCTGGGTGGTCGAGCACCGCGACGACGACTCGGTCTGGCTCACGATCCGCTCTTTCTCGCGGCCGAGCACGGCGTTCTACAAGCTCGCGGCTCCCGTGCTGCGGTCGGTGCAGAAGCGCTACACCAAGCGCTACCTGCGGGCGCTGCATCCGGTCGCCGCGGCCGCCTAG
- the lepA gene encoding translation elongation factor 4, with the protein MSPRALTPLQPAATDPALLRNFCIIAHIDHGKSTLADRMLQMTGVVSDRDMRAQYLDRMDIERERGITIKSQAVRMPWSLNGDTYALNMIDTPGHVDFTYEVSRSLAACEGAILLVDAAQGIEAQTLANLYLALENDLTIIPVLNKIDLPAADPDKYAGELASLIGGSPSDVLRVSGKTGAGVEDLLDRVTELIPAPKGDKDAPARAMIFDSVYDSYRGVITYVRMIDGHLNPRERIQMMSTRATHEILEIGVSSPEPTPSKGLGVGEVGYLITGVKDVRQSKVGDTVTTAAKPASQALPGYTEPLPMVFSGLYPIDGSDYPDLREALDKLKLSDAALVYEPETSVALGFGFRCGFLGLLHLEIVTERLEREFGLDLITTAPSVIYEVTTEDKKTVTVTNPSEFPGGKIVSVREPVVKAAVLAPKDYVGVIMEICQARRGTLLGMEYLGEDRVEIRYTMPLGEIVFDFFDHLKSKTAGYASLDYEPAGDQEADLVKVDILLQGEQVDAFSAIVHREKAYAYGVLMTGRLRKLIPRQQFEVPIQAAIGARIIARESISAMRKDVLAKCYGGDITRKRKLLEKQKEGKKRMKMVGRVEVPQEAFIAALSGDVETKDKK; encoded by the coding sequence ATGTCTCCACGTGCCCTCACGCCTCTGCAACCCGCCGCGACCGACCCGGCACTCCTTCGCAACTTCTGCATCATCGCCCACATCGACCACGGCAAGTCGACGCTGGCCGACAGGATGCTGCAGATGACCGGCGTGGTGAGCGACCGCGACATGCGGGCGCAGTACCTCGACCGCATGGACATCGAGCGCGAGCGCGGCATCACGATCAAGAGCCAGGCCGTGCGCATGCCGTGGTCGCTCAACGGCGACACCTACGCCCTCAACATGATCGACACCCCCGGGCACGTCGACTTCACCTACGAGGTGTCGCGTTCGCTCGCCGCCTGCGAAGGTGCCATCCTGCTGGTCGACGCCGCTCAGGGCATCGAGGCCCAGACGCTGGCGAACCTCTACCTGGCGCTCGAGAACGACCTCACGATCATCCCGGTGCTCAACAAGATCGACCTCCCAGCCGCCGACCCCGACAAGTACGCCGGCGAGCTCGCCAGCCTCATCGGCGGCTCGCCCTCCGACGTGCTGCGCGTCTCGGGGAAGACCGGTGCCGGCGTCGAGGATCTCCTCGATCGGGTGACCGAGCTCATCCCCGCCCCGAAGGGCGACAAGGACGCCCCGGCGCGCGCCATGATCTTCGACTCCGTCTACGACAGCTACCGCGGCGTCATCACCTACGTGCGCATGATCGACGGACACCTGAACCCTCGCGAGCGCATCCAGATGATGTCGACCCGCGCCACCCACGAGATCCTCGAGATCGGCGTGAGCTCGCCGGAGCCGACCCCCAGCAAGGGCCTCGGCGTCGGCGAGGTCGGCTACCTGATCACCGGCGTGAAGGACGTGCGCCAGTCCAAGGTCGGCGACACCGTCACGACGGCCGCCAAGCCCGCGAGCCAGGCTCTGCCGGGCTACACCGAGCCGCTGCCCATGGTGTTCTCTGGCCTGTACCCGATCGACGGCAGCGACTACCCCGACCTGCGCGAGGCCCTCGACAAGCTGAAGCTCTCGGATGCCGCCCTCGTCTACGAGCCGGAGACCTCCGTGGCGCTCGGCTTCGGCTTCCGCTGCGGCTTCCTCGGCCTGCTGCACCTCGAGATCGTCACCGAGCGGCTCGAGCGCGAATTCGGGCTCGACCTCATCACGACCGCTCCGTCGGTGATCTACGAGGTCACGACCGAGGACAAGAAGACCGTCACGGTCACCAACCCGAGCGAGTTCCCCGGCGGCAAGATCGTGAGCGTTCGCGAGCCCGTCGTGAAGGCCGCCGTTCTGGCACCCAAGGACTACGTCGGCGTGATCATGGAGATCTGCCAGGCCCGACGGGGAACCCTTCTTGGCATGGAGTACCTCGGCGAGGACCGCGTCGAGATCCGCTACACGATGCCCCTCGGCGAGATCGTGTTCGACTTCTTCGACCACCTCAAGTCGAAGACCGCCGGTTACGCCTCCCTCGACTACGAGCCGGCCGGCGACCAGGAGGCCGACCTCGTGAAGGTCGACATCCTGCTGCAGGGTGAACAGGTCGACGCGTTCAGCGCCATCGTGCACAGGGAGAAGGCCTACGCCTACGGCGTGCTGATGACCGGGCGCCTCCGCAAGCTCATCCCGCGCCAGCAGTTCGAGGTGCCCATCCAGGCCGCCATCGGCGCCCGCATCATCGCCCGCGAGTCCATCAGCGCCATGCGCAAGGACGTGCTGGCCAAGTGCTACGGCGGTGACATCACCCGCAAGCGCAAGCTCCTCGAGAAGCAGAAGGAGGGCAAGAAGCGCATGAAGATGGTGGGCCGGGTCGAGGTGCCGCAGGAGGCGTTCATCGCAGCGCTCTCCGGCGACGTGGAGACCAAGGACAAGAAGTAG
- a CDS encoding alpha/beta fold hydrolase, with amino-acid sequence MHSGPPVLFLHGIRTSSSMWRAQIDALAHRGIRSLAIDLPGHGARMGEDFTLEAATTAIDDGISTLGAPPLIVGLSMGGYVGMHYAARHPDQLRGLVAASCGAIPRPVFIGGYRAAAAAIHLLPDRGSALNDGLARLLVRERGLSDLLAGGIALEVMQSGLRAIGTLRPLDDLAAYDGRVWLVNGRYDHIRFDERRMLRASRHGTLTVIPGATHLASLVQPEAFTEAVLEAWRELAEVEASQQG; translated from the coding sequence ATGCACAGCGGCCCTCCGGTGCTCTTCCTGCACGGCATTCGCACCTCGTCGAGCATGTGGCGCGCGCAGATCGACGCGCTCGCGCATCGCGGCATCCGCTCGCTCGCGATCGACCTGCCCGGCCACGGCGCTCGGATGGGCGAGGACTTCACCCTCGAGGCGGCGACGACCGCCATCGACGACGGCATCTCGACCCTCGGCGCCCCGCCGCTCATCGTGGGGCTCTCGATGGGCGGCTACGTCGGCATGCACTACGCCGCACGCCACCCCGATCAGCTGCGCGGGCTGGTGGCCGCCTCGTGCGGCGCCATCCCGAGGCCGGTCTTCATCGGCGGCTACAGGGCCGCCGCCGCGGCCATCCATCTGCTGCCCGACCGGGGCTCAGCCCTGAACGACGGCCTGGCGAGGCTGCTGGTGCGCGAACGAGGTCTCTCGGACCTCCTCGCAGGAGGCATCGCGCTCGAGGTGATGCAGTCCGGCCTGCGCGCCATCGGCACGCTCAGGCCCCTCGACGACCTCGCGGCCTACGACGGGAGGGTCTGGTTGGTGAACGGACGCTACGACCACATCCGTTTCGATGAGCGACGGATGCTCCGAGCCAGTCGGCACGGAACGCTGACGGTCATTCCCGGCGCGACCCACCTGGCGAGCCTCGTGCAGCCCGAGGCGTTCACGGAGGCCGTTCTCGAAGCCTGGCGGGAGCTCGCGGAGGTCGAGGCCTCACAGCAGGGCTGA
- a CDS encoding NAD-dependent epimerase/dehydratase family protein — MSILLTGGAGYIGSAVLERLLAAGHEVSALVRSPEKAAVVQAAGATAVIGSADDAEIVRAAAGAADGVIHLASSPEVDSVLVPAVLAAIEGRDARFVHTGGIWIYGSGTDLTEQSPFQPLPISGWRAEGQALVNAAPNTAVVAPAVVYGDGAGIVRGLITAPRGTGVAPTVPLVGDGSQHWTTVHVDDIAALYVLAYENRSARGVYIGASGVNPTVRELGEAIAAAEHVAGGVAPETVEASRERLGADFADALLLDQQASGARARTELGWAPTGASVLDEIGSGSYAPSPAADRSEEPAA; from the coding sequence ATGAGCATTCTTCTCACCGGCGGTGCCGGCTACATCGGATCAGCAGTTCTCGAGCGGCTCCTCGCCGCCGGCCACGAGGTGTCGGCGCTGGTGCGCTCGCCCGAGAAGGCCGCCGTCGTCCAGGCGGCCGGGGCGACCGCCGTCATCGGGTCGGCCGACGATGCCGAGATCGTCCGCGCTGCGGCAGGGGCAGCCGACGGCGTCATCCACCTGGCCTCCTCCCCCGAGGTCGACTCCGTGCTCGTGCCCGCCGTGCTGGCGGCGATCGAGGGCCGGGACGCCCGGTTCGTGCACACTGGCGGCATCTGGATCTACGGATCCGGCACCGACCTGACCGAGCAGTCTCCGTTCCAGCCGCTTCCGATCAGCGGATGGCGCGCCGAGGGCCAGGCCCTCGTGAACGCCGCCCCCAACACCGCCGTCGTGGCGCCCGCCGTCGTCTACGGCGACGGAGCCGGGATCGTGCGCGGCCTCATCACCGCGCCCCGCGGAACCGGCGTCGCCCCGACGGTGCCGCTCGTGGGCGACGGATCGCAGCACTGGACCACCGTTCACGTCGACGACATCGCCGCGCTCTACGTGCTGGCCTACGAGAACCGCAGCGCTCGGGGTGTCTACATCGGGGCCAGCGGCGTGAACCCCACGGTGCGGGAACTGGGCGAGGCCATCGCTGCTGCCGAGCACGTAGCGGGCGGAGTCGCACCCGAGACCGTCGAGGCGAGCCGCGAACGGCTCGGTGCCGATTTCGCCGATGCCCTGCTGCTCGACCAGCAGGCGTCGGGAGCGCGGGCACGCACCGAACTCGGCTGGGCGCCGACCGGAGCCTCGGTTCTCGACGAGATCGGCTCGGGTTCCTACGCACCGTCGCCCGCGGCCGACCGGTCGGAGGAGCCCGCGGCCTGA
- the rpsT gene encoding 30S ribosomal protein S20, with the protein MANIKSQIKRIGTNKKAQERNKAVKSELKTAIRATRTAIASGDKAVASSALKTASKKLDKAVSKGVIHQNQAANRKSAIAKQVDAL; encoded by the coding sequence GTGGCAAACATCAAGTCGCAGATCAAGCGCATCGGCACGAACAAGAAGGCTCAGGAGCGCAACAAGGCCGTCAAGAGCGAGCTCAAGACCGCCATCCGCGCCACCCGCACCGCCATCGCCTCCGGCGACAAGGCCGTTGCGTCCAGCGCCCTGAAGACCGCTTCGAAGAAGCTCGACAAGGCCGTCAGCAAGGGTGTCATCCACCAGAACCAGGCTGCGAACCGCAAGTCGGCGATCGCCAAGCAGGTCGACGCGCTGTAA
- the holA gene encoding DNA polymerase III subunit delta: MAARTSAPAKARSTVSIPQLGWNQVRPAPVVLVSGTETFLAERSIRDLRDFLKTEDPSLEIVDIAADSYAPGELLTMASPSLFAEPRLLRVSNVEKCTDDFITETLAYLQEPADSTFLVLRHNGGMRGKKLLDAIRGGVGGGIEIVCAELKKDAEKYEFAAGEFAAKGRRVAPSALRSLVSAFSDDLAELSAACQQLMSDASAEITEATVDRYYGGRMEVNAFKVADAAIAGRHGEALTNLRQAISSGEDPVPIVAAFAMKIRTMAKVFGTRGGSGQLASKLGMAPWQVERAQRDLQGWSEEGLARCITMLAETDAAVKGAERDPVFALERMVGVIAARGRA; this comes from the coding sequence GTGGCTGCTCGTACTTCCGCTCCGGCCAAAGCGCGGTCAACGGTCTCCATCCCGCAACTCGGCTGGAATCAGGTGCGACCGGCGCCGGTGGTGCTCGTCTCGGGTACCGAGACCTTCCTCGCCGAGCGCAGCATCCGGGACCTCCGCGACTTCCTCAAGACCGAGGACCCGAGCCTCGAGATCGTCGACATCGCCGCCGACTCGTACGCACCAGGGGAGCTGTTGACGATGGCCAGCCCGTCGCTGTTCGCCGAACCGCGACTGCTGCGCGTCAGCAACGTCGAGAAGTGCACCGACGACTTCATCACCGAGACTCTCGCCTACCTTCAGGAGCCTGCCGACAGTACCTTCCTGGTGCTCCGGCACAACGGCGGCATGCGCGGCAAGAAGCTGCTCGACGCCATCAGGGGAGGAGTGGGCGGCGGCATCGAGATCGTCTGCGCCGAGCTCAAGAAGGACGCCGAGAAGTACGAGTTCGCGGCCGGCGAGTTCGCCGCGAAGGGACGCCGGGTCGCGCCCTCGGCCCTGAGGTCACTCGTGTCGGCGTTCTCCGACGACCTCGCGGAGCTGTCGGCCGCGTGCCAGCAGCTGATGAGCGACGCCAGCGCCGAGATCACCGAGGCCACCGTCGATCGTTACTACGGCGGGCGCATGGAGGTGAACGCCTTCAAGGTGGCCGATGCGGCCATCGCCGGTCGGCACGGCGAGGCCCTCACCAACCTGCGCCAGGCCATCTCCTCCGGAGAGGATCCCGTGCCGATCGTCGCGGCTTTCGCCATGAAGATCCGCACGATGGCCAAGGTGTTCGGCACGCGGGGCGGCTCGGGTCAGCTCGCCTCCAAGCTCGGCATGGCGCCGTGGCAGGTCGAGCGCGCACAGCGTGACCTGCAGGGCTGGAGTGAAGAGGGTCTCGCCCGGTGCATCACCATGCTCGCCGAGACCGATGCCGCAGTGAAGGGCGCCGAGCGCGATCCCGTCTTCGCCCTCGAGCGCATGGTCGGCGTCATCGCCGCCCGCGGGCGCGCCTAG
- a CDS encoding ComEC/Rec2 family competence protein — MSSPMRAELRLGWPAAIAWAAGFLAVGFPDAAGWVAASAALLAIGTVAVLLGGSHSLSTRRILALVALGAAATAVVCSAVAAAAPSRTPPVLVQAADEHRTVTVQAVVSSAPAVGVGAFSGSEQVRFEARVLSVSSRGPEGVSRPVSASAPVLVFGEVDGEHPPIGATVRARGTVKSTEAGDDVAFLLFASAPITTLSPAPWSLGWADPLRSGLTAAATVLPGDGGDLLPGLAIGDTGAVTAELDAAMKSSSLSHLTAVSGANCAIVVAVIVLLGALCGLPRRARYLLALVALAGFVVLVTPQPSVLRAAVMATVVLLALGIGRPGRGLAALSVAVVVLLAVDPWLARSYGFALSVSATAGLLLLARPLATTLARWMPAPIAIAIAVPLAAQLACQPILILLDPTVPVAGVLANLLAEPAAPIATVLGLIGCLLLPVLPGLATACLQVAWVPSAWIAQIARTVDGLAWTRLPWLGGAAGALLLAAVSAAAIALALRRRDRASPRVVGVLVTGLLVTAGAYGGALLGSSVLRSLSMPADWQYAACDIGQGDAVVVRDGSSHALVDTGPDPALLAGCLDSLGIQRLDLLVLTHYDIDHVGGVDAVVGRVDHAVVGLPETEADREILARLQAGGTSVERGTAGLTGSLGDLDWEVLWPLPDAATMAMGNAGSVTMRFTGSGLSSAFLGDLGEEPQRALARATPITPVDVVKVAHHGSSDQSAELYERMHATVGLISVGAENSYGHPTARLLAILRSAGTVAERTDEQGLVLLAPGDDGTVRVWSERRRAVGGAG; from the coding sequence GTGAGCTCTCCGATGCGTGCCGAACTGCGACTCGGCTGGCCGGCCGCCATCGCCTGGGCGGCTGGGTTCCTCGCTGTCGGGTTTCCGGATGCAGCCGGTTGGGTGGCGGCATCCGCGGCCCTGCTGGCGATCGGAACGGTCGCCGTGCTGCTGGGCGGCTCGCACTCGCTGTCCACTCGTCGCATCCTCGCCCTCGTCGCACTCGGCGCTGCTGCGACAGCCGTGGTGTGCAGCGCGGTGGCGGCCGCCGCGCCGTCGCGCACCCCACCCGTGCTCGTGCAGGCGGCCGATGAGCACCGCACTGTCACGGTGCAGGCCGTGGTGTCGTCTGCGCCTGCCGTCGGCGTCGGCGCATTCTCCGGGAGCGAGCAGGTCAGGTTCGAGGCGCGGGTCCTGTCGGTGTCGAGCCGAGGACCGGAAGGCGTGAGTCGACCCGTGAGCGCGTCGGCACCCGTGCTGGTCTTCGGCGAGGTGGACGGCGAGCATCCGCCCATCGGAGCGACGGTCAGGGCGCGCGGCACGGTGAAGTCGACGGAGGCCGGAGACGACGTCGCCTTCTTGCTCTTCGCCTCGGCGCCGATCACCACGCTCTCGCCGGCGCCGTGGTCCCTCGGCTGGGCCGACCCGCTGCGCTCCGGACTGACGGCGGCGGCGACGGTTCTCCCCGGCGATGGTGGCGATCTGCTGCCCGGACTGGCCATCGGCGACACGGGTGCTGTCACGGCGGAGCTCGATGCGGCCATGAAGAGTTCCTCGCTCAGCCACCTCACTGCAGTGTCCGGCGCGAACTGCGCCATCGTCGTCGCCGTGATCGTGCTGCTCGGGGCGCTCTGCGGGCTTCCGCGGCGGGCGCGCTATCTGCTCGCCCTCGTGGCCCTCGCCGGGTTCGTCGTTCTCGTCACGCCCCAACCCAGTGTGCTGCGTGCGGCGGTCATGGCCACAGTGGTGCTCCTCGCGCTCGGCATCGGCCGGCCCGGGCGCGGCCTCGCGGCTCTGTCCGTCGCCGTCGTGGTCCTGCTCGCGGTGGATCCCTGGTTGGCACGCAGCTACGGCTTCGCACTGTCGGTCTCTGCGACGGCAGGGCTGCTGCTGCTCGCCCGCCCTCTCGCGACGACACTGGCCCGCTGGATGCCGGCGCCGATCGCGATCGCCATCGCGGTTCCCCTCGCAGCCCAGCTCGCCTGCCAGCCCATCCTCATCCTGCTCGACCCGACCGTTCCCGTGGCGGGCGTTCTCGCCAATCTCCTGGCCGAACCCGCCGCACCGATCGCGACGGTGCTCGGCCTGATCGGCTGTCTGCTGCTTCCCGTCCTTCCCGGCCTCGCCACGGCTTGCCTGCAGGTGGCGTGGGTGCCGTCGGCCTGGATCGCCCAGATCGCCCGTACCGTCGACGGTCTCGCCTGGACCCGATTGCCGTGGCTCGGCGGAGCGGCGGGAGCGTTGCTGCTCGCAGCCGTGTCGGCTGCTGCGATCGCTCTGGCGCTCCGCCGTCGCGACAGAGCGTCGCCCCGGGTGGTCGGCGTGCTCGTCACCGGGCTGCTCGTCACTGCCGGTGCCTACGGCGGCGCCCTGCTCGGCTCGTCCGTGCTCCGCTCGCTCTCGATGCCGGCCGACTGGCAGTACGCGGCGTGCGACATCGGTCAGGGCGACGCGGTCGTGGTGCGCGATGGCTCCAGTCACGCGCTGGTCGACACCGGTCCGGACCCTGCTCTCCTGGCCGGTTGCCTCGACTCCCTCGGCATCCAGCGGCTCGACCTCCTCGTTCTCACCCACTACGACATCGACCATGTCGGCGGCGTCGACGCGGTGGTCGGACGGGTCGACCATGCCGTCGTCGGCCTGCCGGAGACGGAGGCCGACCGGGAGATCCTCGCTCGCCTCCAGGCGGGAGGGACCAGTGTCGAACGTGGGACCGCCGGGCTGACGGGCTCCCTCGGCGATCTCGACTGGGAGGTGCTCTGGCCCCTGCCGGATGCCGCCACCATGGCAATGGGCAACGCCGGGAGCGTCACGATGCGCTTCACGGGGTCAGGGCTCAGCTCGGCGTTCCTGGGCGACCTCGGAGAGGAGCCGCAACGGGCGCTGGCCAGGGCGACCCCGATCACACCAGTCGACGTCGTGAAGGTGGCGCATCACGGATCTTCGGACCAGAGCGCCGAGCTGTACGAGCGGATGCACGCCACGGTGGGCCTCATCTCCGTGGGCGCGGAGAACAGCTACGGGCATCCGACGGCCAGACTGCTGGCGATACTGAGGAGCGCAGGCACCGTCGCCGAGCGCACGGACGAGCAGGGTCTGGTGCTGCTCGCTCCAGGCGACGACGGAACCGTGCGGGTGTGGTCGGAGCGGCGCAGGGCTGTCGGTGGCGCGGGATAA
- a CDS encoding ComEA family DNA-binding protein, whose protein sequence is MGTADDEAIGRLDPAARAAPRVRIAVGGVIVLVITALVATVVVAMLGAGGSGDSIAPGNLPEGLRSSAGSAATAGSDARSDGASRGGGGVSSSAPVLFVHVLGAVARPGLYEVASGSRVMDAVAAAGGFSATADPGGVNLARELSDGEQLVVPAVGDVPPPSVVAPGAGGSTGGAASAGPIDLNSATVADLDTLPRIGPALAQRIIDWRDANGGFSSIDELREVSGIGEKTFESLQDLVTV, encoded by the coding sequence GTGGGCACCGCAGACGACGAGGCGATCGGTCGGCTCGATCCGGCCGCGCGGGCGGCTCCTCGCGTGCGCATCGCCGTCGGCGGAGTCATCGTGCTCGTCATCACCGCCCTCGTCGCCACCGTCGTCGTCGCGATGCTCGGCGCCGGTGGCAGCGGAGATTCCATCGCTCCCGGCAACCTCCCCGAAGGGCTGCGGTCGTCGGCCGGCTCGGCAGCCACCGCTGGCTCGGATGCGAGGTCCGACGGAGCGAGCCGCGGTGGTGGAGGGGTGTCGTCGTCGGCTCCGGTGCTCTTCGTGCACGTCCTCGGCGCCGTGGCTCGTCCGGGACTCTACGAGGTCGCCTCCGGCTCCAGGGTCATGGATGCCGTCGCCGCGGCCGGCGGCTTCTCCGCGACGGCCGACCCCGGGGGCGTGAACCTCGCGCGCGAACTGTCGGATGGCGAGCAGCTCGTCGTGCCGGCGGTCGGCGACGTGCCGCCTCCATCCGTCGTGGCACCGGGAGCCGGCGGCAGCACGGGCGGCGCGGCATCCGCCGGACCGATCGATCTCAACAGCGCGACGGTGGCAGATCTCGACACCCTTCCCCGCATCGGCCCCGCTCTCGCGCAGCGCATCATCGACTGGCGCGACGCCAACGGCGGCTTCTCGAGCATCGACGAACTGAGGGAGGTCAGCGGCATCGGCGAGAAGACCTTCGAGTCGTTGCAGGACCTCGTGACGGTGTGA